Proteins encoded together in one Vigna angularis cultivar LongXiaoDou No.4 chromosome 5, ASM1680809v1, whole genome shotgun sequence window:
- the LOC108340737 gene encoding uncharacterized protein LOC108340737, which produces MTKPIESEISDEDLNPSAADQCQSKDPSPPQNSPPTVSQSPQTETLTLPDPDPRLSNPNQDHDSMMHEPIPIVTVDDTEPDDAEPNVPGGAVGGGGTATRRTAKKKKMGNKRTAKERKWREKIPGIVETLKPIPFTPAKTLEFDKHQSLLKCLGLWDFVHVEFDSALRADLLAQLIVSYVPNYRCGYVNGLRINVSRADLGRALKLPKKTVGAAASVAVVDDSVDLNESTAFVEELVYHWMLLPYETCMMTGEILGWLDLIKEGNFEKIDWAGMIWCMVEKELRAPQLVNCYYASHLQLMIKTQHKELLEMAVEVGEEENEVKEEGEEEDEDEEGVKEEVDGSGDVKMDEVDGGQVQELEGRVQELEGQVQELQEHHIELSLGQDNNVGKVEVEKEQGGQEQMMDFEQVKDVEEPGMWLMDQKSCVEEPFLRPCHGDVKGLGCEQMIEDEGEDGQQEEEGEEEEDGEEDEHEGGFHLSPKCIPMEGIASGNGLAHVMDAEQLPFGSGIDLRDNPVGDFLSSRDESQMISGSSLFGNGHKRDNLALDNHNSHHSLNGSNKRLRSDSPWNTKPADFETCMEQIEHLTEKARIMYAAKDQACEESTMNQQLLMNELQKRDNLIEHLHKAKFEESQKRQMEVYRFEKELYMMQSLVDGYRKAMKETRKAFAEYRARYPQGDEPLYADVPGSGGLVLTVVEVEKERLKKEAEERAKLRDFMTEFEKNCTDFESQWSGKFEAYVSRVESLNERFLALEDKMKQLKEVNTNGKVSDPIESAPTAEGETA; this is translated from the coding sequence CCAATCTCCCCAAACTGAAACCCTAACCCTACCCGATCCCGATCCTCGATTGTCTAACCCTAACCAAGATCATGATTCTATGATGCACGAACCGATTCCCATAGTCACCGTTGACGATACGGAGCCTGATGACGCGGAGCCCAATGTCCCCGGCGGCGCCGTCGGTGGAGGCGGTACTGCCACACGGCGCACGgccaagaagaagaaaatgggtAACAAGAGGACCGCGAAGGAGAGAAAGTGGCGGGAGAAGATTCCGGGTATCGTCGAAACCCTAAAACCTATTCCCTTCACGCCTGCGAAAACCCTTGAATTCGATAAACACCAGAGCCTCTTGAAGTGTCTGGGGCTCTGGGATTTTGTCCACGTCGAGTTCGATTCAGCGCTCCGCGCCGATCTCCTTGCGCAGCTCATAGTTAGCTATGTCCCCAATTATCGATGCGGCTACGTCAACGGGCTTAGGATCAATGTCAGCCGCGCCGATCTCGGCCGCGCCCTGAAGCTGCCGAAGAAGACCGTTGGCGCCGCTGCTTCCGTTGCTGTGGTTGATGATTCGGTAGACTTGAATGAATCTACTGCGTTTGTTGAGGAGTTAGTGTATCATTGGATGCTTTTGCCTTATGAGACTTGTATGATGACTGGTGAAATTTTAGGGTGGTTGGATTTGATCAAGGAGGGGAATTTCGAGAAGATTGATTGGGCAGGAATGATTTGGTGTATGGTTGAGAAGGAATTGAGGGCGCCGCAGTTGGTGAATTGTTATTACGCTTCGCATTTGCAGCTTATGATTAAGACGCAACATAAGGAGTTGTTGGAGATGGCCGTTGAGGTTGGGGAAGAGGAGAACGAGGTGAAGGaggaaggagaagaggaagatgaagatgaggaggggGTAAAGGAAGAGGTGGATGGGAGTGGGGATGTTAAGATGGATGAGGTTGATGGGGGTCAGGTTCAGGAGTTAGAGGGACGGGTTCAGGAATTGGAAGGGCAGGTTCAGGAATTGCAGGAGCACCACATTGAGTTGAGTCTTGGGCAAGACAATAATGTTGGGAAGGTTGAAGTGGAGAAGGAGCAGGGTGGACAGGAACAAATGATGGATTTTGAGCAGGTTAAGGACGTTGAAGAGCCTGGGATGTGGCTTATGGATCAAAAGAGCTGTGTGGAAGAGCCATTTCTGCGGCCCTGTCATGGTGATGTGAAGGGTCTGGGCTGTGAACAAATGATAGAGGACGAGGGAGAAGATGGGCAGCAAGAGGAGGAaggggaggaggaggaggatggAGAAGAGGATGAGCACGAGGGTGGGTTCCATCTCTCTCCAAAGTGTATTCCTATGGAGGGGATAGCTTCTGGGAATGGTCTCGCTCATGTGATGGATGCTGAACAATTGCCTTTTGGTTCTGGGATTGATCTTCGTGACAATCCGGTCGGGGATTTCCTGTCATCCAGGGATGAGTCTCAGATGATTTCTGGTTCATCACTTTTTGGTAATGGTCACAAGAGAGACAACCTTGCCCTTGATAATCATAACTCTCATCATTCTTTGAATGGCAGTAATAAGAGGCTGAGAAGTGATAGCCCGTGGAACACCAAACCAGCGGACTTTGAAACATGCATGGAACAGATAGAACATTTGACGGAGAAAGCTAGAATCATGTATGCCGCAAAAGATCAGGCTTGCGAAGAATCTACAATGAATCAGCAACTCTTAATGAATGAGCTACAAAAGCGAGATAACTTGATTGAACATTTGCATAAAGCGAAGTTTGAGGAGAGTCAGAAAAGACAGATGGAGGTATATAGGTTTGAGAAAGAACTTTATATGATGCAAAGCCTTGTCGATGGATATAGAAAAGCCATGAAAGAAACACGAAAGGCTTTTGCTGAATATAGAGCACGCTATCCTCAGGGTGACGAACCACTCTACGCGGATGTTCCTGGCTCCGGGGGTCTTGTTTTGACTGTGGTGGAGGTGGAGAAGGAACGTCTAAAGAAAGAAGCAGAAGAAAGGGCGAAGTTAAGGGATTTTATGACAGAGTTTGAAAAGAACTGTACTGATTTTGAATCTCAATGGTCTGGTAAATTTGAAGCTTATGTGAGTAGAGTTGAATCTCTGAATGAGAGGTTTCTGGCTTTGGAggacaaaatgaaacaattgaaAGAAGTGAATACTAATGGCAAGGTTTCTGATCCTATTGAAAGCGCTCCAACTGCTGAAGGAGAAACTGCTTAG